One stretch of Mauremys mutica isolate MM-2020 ecotype Southern unplaced genomic scaffold, ASM2049712v1 Super-Scaffold_100101, whole genome shotgun sequence DNA includes these proteins:
- the LOC123359173 gene encoding zinc finger protein 135-like, with protein sequence MHTGDVMGNENEEQKPQQEDAEQGEPHGTLSGRSKGNVSGSCALQEKANSCETQERPKENFSSHSDLITCNRINLEETRYMCHECGESFNESSALITHQRIHAGETPHTCAECGKR encoded by the exons ATGCACACGG gtgatgtgATGGGgaatgagaatgaggagcagaaaccccagcaggaagatgctgagcaaggagaaccacatggaacgttatcaggaagatccaaagggaacgtttctgggagttgtgcactccaaGAAAAAGCCAATTCTTGTGAGACTCAAGAGAGGCcaaaggaaaacttcagtagccactcagaccttataacatgcaacagaatcaacttggaagagacacgctacatgtgccatgagtgcggggaaagcttcaatgagagctcagcccttatcacacatcagagaatccacgcaGGGGAGACGCCccacacatgcgctgagtgtgggaaaag